Proteins encoded together in one Pseudomonas arsenicoxydans window:
- a CDS encoding DUF2970 domain-containing protein, protein MDDPVDNKPPTFWQMLHSVMAAAFGVQSGKNRARDFTHGKPSHFVILGILFTAVFALALYGIVQLVLHLAGV, encoded by the coding sequence ATGGACGACCCGGTCGACAACAAGCCACCAACGTTCTGGCAGATGCTGCACAGCGTCATGGCCGCGGCGTTCGGGGTGCAGAGCGGAAAGAATCGGGCCCGGGACTTTACCCATGGCAAGCCCAGTCATTTCGTGATTCTGGGGATTTTGTTCACGGCGGTGTTTGCACTGGCGCTGTACGGCATCGTGCAGCTGGTGTTGCACCTGGCCGGGGTTTAG